The DNA sequence TCGAGGAGCCGGTGATCACCAGGATGACGAACGGGACGAACAGCCAGCCGAAATCCACGAACCTCAGCTTCAGGAACGGCACCTGAGTGACGGTCGGCGACAGGCCCGGCTCCGGCCACACCAGCAGCACGATCCCGATCGCGAGCCCGAGCGACACCTGTCCGACCAGCTTCCAGCGGCCGAGCAGCCCGTGCTTCATGCCCTTGACCACGCGCAGCCAGTCGTCGAGGAATCCGATGCCGCCGAGCCAGACGGTGGCGAGCATCGCGAGCCACACCGGGCGGGAGTGCAGGTTGCCCCACAGCAGCGTCGGCACCACGATCGCCGACACGATCAGGACTCCGCCCATGGTCGGGGTGCCGGCCTTGGCGAGATGGGCCTGCGGGCCTTCGGCGCGGATCTTCTGCCCGAGCTTGACGCGCCGCAGCCACTCGATCATCGGCGGGCCCAGCACGAAGCACAGCAGCAGCGCGGTGACCGCGGCGTAGGCCGAGCGGAAGGTGATGTAACGGAAGACATTCAGGACGCTCAGGCCGTGGATGGTGTGCAGCGGATAGACGTACTCGTAGAACACGTCAGCTCGCTCCCAGTCCTTCGAGCAGGGTTTCGAAGCGCGCCCCGCGCGACGCTTTGATCAGCACCACCACTCCGGGCGCCAGCGCCTCGTGAAGCGCTTCGCGGAGCGCCTCGCGCGATTCGAACCGGCGCGCGTTCTTCGTGCCGCGCGCCCAGTCCTGGGCGTGCTCGCCGGTGGTCCACAGCTCGACGTTCGGGCCCGCGGCGCGCGCGGTCTCGGCGTGCAACCGAGAGGCCTCGGCACCCAGCTCGAGCATGTCGCCGAGCGCGGCGATGCGGCGGCTGGCGCCCGGCCAGTCCGACAGCGTCTCGAGCGCGCGCTCGGTCGACTCGGGATTCGCGTTGTAGTAGTCGAGCAGCAGCGTCGCGCCCCGGGCGTGGCGAATCTCCATGCGCGCCCTGCCGGGCCGGGCGGCGGCCAGGGCCGCCACCGCGCGCGCCGGATCGACGCCGAACTCGCGCGCGACCGCCAGCGCCCCCAGGGCGTTGGCGACCTGGTGCCGCCCCGGCAGGGGCAGCACGAACTCGGGGAATCCCGCGACGGCGAGCTGCGAGCCGGACTCCCCCAGGGCTTCGAACCTGACCGGCCGGAGGTCGGCGCCGCGCGCGAACCCGTACGTCACCTTGCGACAGGCGAACGGCCTCAGCGCCACGAGCAGGCGCGGCGAATCCGCTCCCGCGAAGGCGACCTGATCGGCCTTGAGATTCGCGGCCAGCGACGCTTTCTCGCGCGCGATCGCTTCGAGCGTGCCGAGGTGCTCGAGGTGCGCGCTGCCGGCGGTGGTGATCAGCGCGGCGTTGGGAGCCGCGATCGCAGCCAGCCCCGCGATCTCGCCGGCGTGGTTCATGCCCATTTCGATCACCGCGGCGCGATGCTCGGCGCGGAGCCTGAGCAGGGTGAGCGGCACGCCCCAGTGATTGTTGAGATTCCCCTCGGTCTTCAGGGTCGGCGCGGCCGCCTCGAGCACTGCCGCCACCAGATCCTTGGTGGTGGTCTTGCCCGAGCTGCCGGTGACGCCGATCAGGAGACCACTCCAGCGTTCCCGGTGTCGCGTGGCGAGCCGCTGGAGCGCCAGCGTGACGTCGTCCACGATCACCAGCGGACCGGAAGACTTCTCGCGCCATTCGGCGGCGTGGGCGCGATCGCAGAGCGACGCACCCGCACCGCGCGCGAAGGCCTGCGCGATGAACTGATGGCCATCCGCGTTCGCGCCCGGCAGCGGCACGAACAGATCGCCGGGCTGAATCGTGCGCGTGTCGATCGAGGCTCCCTCCACGCCCGAGCGCAGCCACTCCTCGCGCGCGATGGGATCGGCGGGCGGGCTCGAGGCCCACAGGTCGCCCCCGGACGCCTGCGCCAGTTGGGGCAGCGTGAACAGGGGCGTCGAGGTGGCCATCACGCCGGCCGTCTCCGCCGCAACAATTCACGCGCGACCTCGCGATCGTCGAACGGCAGCACCTGGCTCCCGATGGTCTGCGTGGTCTCGTGCCCCTTGCCGGCGATCAGCACCAGGTCGCCCTCC is a window from the Candidatus Sulfotelmatobacter sp. genome containing:
- the murF gene encoding UDP-N-acetylmuramoyl-tripeptide--D-alanyl-D-alanine ligase, translated to MATSTPLFTLPQLAQASGGDLWASSPPADPIAREEWLRSGVEGASIDTRTIQPGDLFVPLPGANADGHQFIAQAFARGAGASLCDRAHAAEWREKSSGPLVIVDDVTLALQRLATRHRERWSGLLIGVTGSSGKTTTKDLVAAVLEAAAPTLKTEGNLNNHWGVPLTLLRLRAEHRAAVIEMGMNHAGEIAGLAAIAAPNAALITTAGSAHLEHLGTLEAIAREKASLAANLKADQVAFAGADSPRLLVALRPFACRKVTYGFARGADLRPVRFEALGESGSQLAVAGFPEFVLPLPGRHQVANALGALAVAREFGVDPARAVAALAAARPGRARMEIRHARGATLLLDYYNANPESTERALETLSDWPGASRRIAALGDMLELGAEASRLHAETARAAGPNVELWTTGEHAQDWARGTKNARRFESREALREALHEALAPGVVVLIKASRGARFETLLEGLGAS
- the mraY gene encoding phospho-N-acetylmuramoyl-pentapeptide-transferase — its product is MFYEYVYPLHTIHGLSVLNVFRYITFRSAYAAVTALLLCFVLGPPMIEWLRRVKLGQKIRAEGPQAHLAKAGTPTMGGVLIVSAIVVPTLLWGNLHSRPVWLAMLATVWLGGIGFLDDWLRVVKGMKHGLLGRWKLVGQVSLGLAIGIVLLVWPEPGLSPTVTQVPFLKLRFVDFGWLFVPFVILVITGSSNAVNLTDGLDGLASGLVAIAALTFAGMCYLSGHAKFSEYLNIAHLSYGGELTVFCAAVLGAALGFLWYNCHPADVFMGDTGSLSLGGALGTVAVLIKREFWLLLVGGVFVAEALSVMIQVVSFKLTGKRVFRMSPLHHHFELSGWAESRVVLRFYIVGALLALLSLSTFKLQ